In the Topomyia yanbarensis strain Yona2022 chromosome 3, ASM3024719v1, whole genome shotgun sequence genome, one interval contains:
- the LOC131689116 gene encoding lipase maturation factor 2-like, whose translation MKELSSVSDVAGAKEASESGAEIGHPPLVRNWILRAMSGVYLVAFVSFYVQADGLFSNSGILPANRILANGTLNERLNFLRLAPLLGLDTQSAIDLFCLVGCAIGFLGFVFEKLCRLPNFIVLWILYFSMIQIAQSFRQQSDELLLEAGFLCILLAPSKLSDPRGPIEDFALLLMKWLLFRFVFASGSVKLASGCPLWWDLTGLKKHFETMPLPTSYSWYTYQQPDGLHKLSTIYVYVSELVCSWLFFASNQKVRMFALWWQVFLHLNIVASGNYGFLSLIVMTLLLTLLDDRELANRTKVLRTEDKTGTLVVKAIAVVMALGTWLIFGVGFRDGGLVFNILFNHSQYLNMMQIMVLIAPLIVIGFMGQLFLKLVTTQTGVTNVGDGVRKLTENWQLLLPMVAAFTIMFSSIVPHIRLTQSSSIGSTLFTKPYNGLHGLYVVNQYGQHLLKMRPKRLEIILEHANDLSGPWQEYGFQYKPWDEQGSMPYAWVYFPRFDFKFYDASNVKPNTQKWLYPMVQRMLQNDPSVLRLFDQDSLPSKAPKFIRASIYQFSFTSWFDGNSTTFWTRDRVSDYFPAFSLDDGFLETKLRDVGVPQIAAPSDALNLPLKWLLSAVRNFLNLFEGSYLVLGVLAAALAIIFTQKND comes from the exons ATGAAAGAATTGTCTAGTGTCAGTGATGTGGCTGGTGCCAAAGAGGCCTCGGAATCGGGCGCTGAAATTGGTCATCCGCCACTGGTTAGGAACTGGATACTAAGGGCCATGAGTGGCGTCTACTTGGTGGCATTTGTGAGCTTCTACGTTCAAGCCGACG GCCTATTCAGCAACTCCGGTATCCTGCCAGCGAACCGTATCCTCGCCAACGGAACCCTCAACGAGCGGCTCAACTTTCTCCGGCTGGCACCACTGCTCGGACTGGACACACAATCCGCAATCGATCTCTTCTGTCTGGTTGGCTGTGCGATCGGTTTTCTCGGGTTTGTGTTTGAAAAACTTTGCCGATTGCCAAACTTCATCGTACTGTGGATCTTGTACTTTTCGATGATTCAAATTGCACAAAGCTTTCGGCAACAATCGGATGAACTCTTGCTGGAGGCAGGCTTTCTCTGCATTCTTCTAGCTCCGTCGAAGCTAAGCGATCCGCGAGGTCCTATCGAGGATTTTGCCCTATTGCTAATGAAATGGCTGCTCTTTCGATTTGTGTTCGCATCCGGATCGGTGAAACTTGCCAGTGGGTGTCCTTTGTGGTGGGATCTTACCGGGTTGAAGAAACATTTCGAAACGATGCCGCTCCCGACTTCGTACAGTTGGTATACGTACCAGCAGCCGGATGGTTTGCACAAACTTAGCACAATTTACGTGTACGTGAGCGAGTTAGTGTGTTCGTGGTTGTTTTTCGCCTCAAATCAGAAGGTTCGCATGTTCGCTCTGTGGTGGCAGGTTTTCCTGCATTTGAACATTGTGGCTAGCGGAAACTACGGATTCTTGAGCTTGATCGTGATGACTCTTTTGCTGACCTTGCTGGATGATCGAGAGTTGGCGAATAGGACGAAGGTATTGCGGACGGAAGATAAAACAGGGACGTTGGTTGTGAAGGCGATTGCTGTTGTGATGGCGTTGGGAACATGGTTGATTTTTGGAGTTGGTTTTCGGGATGGAGGACTTGTTTTCAACATACTTTTCAACCATTCGCAATACTTGAACATGATGCAGATCATGGTTCTAATAGCTCCACTGATTGTCATCGGATTCATGGGGCAGCTATTTTTGAAGCTAGTTACCACACAAACAGGCGTTACCAACGTG GGCGACGGTGTACGTAAACTGACTGAAAACTGGCAACTTCTTCTACCGATGGTAGCAGCCTTTACAATCATGTTCTCGTCAATCGTTCCACATATCCGATTAACACAGTCATCATCAATTGGgtctacgttatttacgaaacCATACAACGGGCTTCACGGTCTCTACGTGGTGAATCAATACGGGCAACATCTGTTGAAAATGCGTCCGAAGCGATTGGAAATCATCCTTGAACATGCCAATGATTTGTCCGGCCCATGGCAAGAGTACGGGTTCCAGTACAAACCCTGGGACGAGCAGGGTTCCATGCCTTACGCTTGGGTCTATTTTCCCCGGTTCGATTTCAAATTCTACGATGCTTCAAACGTGAAACCAAATACCCAGAAGTGGCTGTATCCCATGGTTCAACGAATGCTGCAAAATGATCCAAGCGTGCTTAGGCTGTTCGATCAAGATAGCCTTCCAAGTAAGGCTCCAAAATTCATCCGTGCATCAATCTACCAGTTTAGCTTCACATCCTGGTTCGACGGCAACAGTACAACATTTTGGACTCGAGACCGTGTCAGCGATTATTTTCCCGCATTTTCCCTCGACGATGGATTCTTGGAAACAAAACTTCGAGATGTGGGTGTCCCCCAAATAGCCGCACCATCAGACGCATTGAATCTTCCACTTAAGTGGTTGCTGAGCGCGGTTAGAAATTTTCTCAACTTGTTCGAAGGATCCTATCTCGTGCTGGGAGTTTTAGCAGCTGCACTCGCAATTATATTCACCCAGAAGAACGATTAA